One Streptomyces sp. B21-105 genomic region harbors:
- a CDS encoding Rossmann-like and DUF2520 domain-containing protein: MSTAHQPDPRDRPARLAVGVVGAGRVGPALAASLQLAGHRPVAVSGVSDASRRRAGLLLPDVPLVPPAEVMRRADLVLLTVPDDALPGLVEGLVETGAVRPGQLLVHTSGRYGAKVLDPALRAGALPLALHPAMTFTGTPVDVQRLAGCSFGVTAPDGLRMAAEALVIEMGGEPEWIAEESRPLYHAALALGANHLVTLVAQSMELLRAAGVEAPDRMLGPLLGAALDNALRSGDAALTGPVARGDAGTVAAHVAQLREHAPQTVAGYLAMARATADRALAHGLLKPELAEDLLGVLAGNPHSAPSDPGAGPHGAEGDAG; this comes from the coding sequence GTGAGTACAGCCCATCAGCCAGACCCGAGGGACCGCCCCGCGCGGCTGGCCGTCGGCGTCGTCGGCGCGGGCCGGGTGGGTCCTGCCCTGGCCGCGTCGCTCCAGCTCGCCGGGCATCGTCCGGTCGCCGTCTCCGGCGTCTCGGACGCCTCCAGGCGACGAGCCGGGCTGCTGCTGCCCGACGTGCCCCTCGTCCCGCCCGCCGAAGTCATGCGACGCGCCGACCTGGTACTGCTGACCGTCCCCGACGACGCCCTGCCCGGTCTGGTCGAGGGCCTCGTCGAGACCGGCGCCGTGCGCCCCGGCCAGCTCCTCGTGCACACCTCCGGGCGGTACGGCGCGAAGGTTCTCGACCCCGCCCTGCGCGCGGGCGCCCTGCCGCTCGCGCTGCACCCCGCGATGACCTTCACGGGCACCCCGGTGGACGTCCAGCGCCTGGCCGGCTGCTCCTTCGGGGTCACCGCGCCCGACGGACTGCGGATGGCCGCCGAAGCGCTGGTGATCGAGATGGGCGGCGAGCCGGAGTGGATCGCCGAGGAGAGCCGCCCGCTCTACCACGCGGCCCTCGCCCTGGGCGCCAACCACCTGGTCACCCTCGTCGCCCAGTCCATGGAGCTGTTGCGCGCGGCCGGCGTCGAAGCCCCCGACCGGATGCTCGGCCCGCTGCTGGGCGCGGCTCTCGACAACGCGCTGCGCTCGGGCGACGCCGCGCTCACCGGGCCCGTCGCGCGCGGGGACGCGGGCACGGTCGCGGCGCACGTCGCGCAGCTGCGCGAGCACGCCCCGCAGACCGTCGCGGGCTATCTCGCGATGGCCCGCGCGACCGCCGACCGCGCGCTCGCCCACGGGCTCCTCAAGCCCGAACTCGCCGAGGACCTCCTCGGGGTGCTCGCCGGCAACCCGCACAGCGCCCCGTCCGACCCCGGCGCCGGCCCGCACGGCGCCGAAGGAGATGCCGGATGA